DNA sequence from the Spirochaetota bacterium genome:
AACTACATTCCAAGATGCGGGAGAAGAGGGACAATACTAGTAACAATAGCATTAGTTATGATTATCGCCTAACAGACTTTCAGGGAGCATTAGGCATCACTCAATTATCAATGCTTCATCTTTTTGTTAAAAGACGTAGAGAGATTGCAAAAAGATACTACGATTCTCTGAGAGTCACACCTCATAAAACCATTTTTCCATATAGTGATTCTTTTGTTTATCAGTCTTTCCCAGTTTTTTTTGATGCTCCAATAGAGAAAACCGAGAAATACTGGAGAAAGAGCGGCATCGAAATAAAAAAACCTATAAGCAATCCACTGCATAGTTTCCTAAATATTAATTCAATGGATTATCCCAATAGCAGCAGACTCTCAAAGAAAATATACACATTGCCGATTTATCCAACTCTAACAAAAAAAGAGATTGATAAGATATCAATAACCATTTCAAAATTTATCTAAACGAATTGGATTATATTCGATGAAAGAATTATTCTTTTGTCTCAGAGTGTGAGAGCAGGAATAGGTCAAGTATAGCATAAATCTCATCTTTGTGATTGGAACTCATAAGCGCTGCCCTTATCTTGGAGGCATTTTTTATCCCGTGTATATACCTTACAATATGCTTTCTCATCAATATAATTCCACGTTCTCCATAATGTTCCAACATCATCCCTAAATGCTCTTTAATTTGTTTTATTATTTCATTTATAGTGGGAATGCTGTCAGAGAATATCCATGGATTTCCTATAGCGCCTCTTCCGATCATAACTGCGTCACACCCTGAGGAATGTAATCTTCTCCTTGCTTCAGAGCATGAAGTGATATCCCCATTGCCGATAATTGGTACCTTGGATTTTTCCTTTATCTCTTTTATTATATCCCAGTCTGCCTCTCCGCCAAACATCTGAGCTTTGGTTCTACCATGAACTGAGATCAAAGTAATGCCGGCGTCTTCGAGTAATGTTACTATATCGAGATAATTTTTATTATCATTGTCCCTGCCTATTCTGATTTTTGCTGATACAGGCTTTTTTACACTCTTAACCATGCTTCTTGCAATCGCACCAAGTAGTGGAGGATTTTCGAGAAGAGCGGCCCCTGACCCGCTTCTGTTCACTTTGCGGGCAGAGCAGCCAACATTTATATCTATTAGATCAGGATTCAACTCCTCCACTATTCTTGCTGCCTCTCCCATTACATCCGGTTCCTTGCCAAATATCTGTATCCCAATGGGCCTCTCCTCGTCATTGAAACTCAGAAGATCTAATGTTTTTCTGTTTCCTCTTACAATGCCCTCCGCGCTTATCAGTTCTGTAAAAGTGAGGCTTGCTCCATGTCTTTTCGCGATCTTTCTGTATGGAGCGTCAGTAAACCCAGCCATTGGGGCAAGAACTAATTCCCCACATATTTCCTTATTCCTCAATCTTATCATAATTATTATTTTAGCATTTAGGTAGTATTATTTACATCGGAATAGAATTCGAATAATCTGGAATTTTCCATCAACCATTCCATTGCTCACCAAGACAGGATGCTTCTTAATATGTTGTCACTTATGACGAATGCTCTTACATACCAATATTCAAAAATAGTATGTCAATGATAATTTTGCATCACTTATTTTAGTCTAAATGTAAAACTGGAATCCGCTGAACTATAAAAAATTGTATGCTGATCATAATTGATGAGTGAACATATGGAGTTATTAAATAATACCCTTTATCATTCTGGACGGGGTTTTGGAATCTTCTGGTAATTCATAAGGTTATAGATTCCTGTAGAATGACATCAGAAATGATATTTTTGGTAAATAAGACACCTGATCCTACAATTATAAAATACTTGATTATATAAGATACTAGTATATTCTTGCTATTTCATAAGTGGAAAAGAGATGATTATCATATGAGATCAGGTAAGGCAATATTTGTGACCTCTTTATATTTTCTTTTTTATGCAATGACCGTTGCTATTCCGAAGAGTCTTCTGGCAAAGGAGGGAGGGCTGACAATAATACATACAAATGATCTGCATTCTTACCTTTTTGGCTTTTCACTTGTAGACAATTTGCCACTTATATCTGATAGTGAGGAAGGACTTGGTGGCTGGGCAAGAATAGCTTCAGTTATAAATAAAGAGAGGAATAATCGAGATAATTCCGTCCTTGTCTTAGATGCTGGTGACTTCCTTGTTGGAGCTTTCCCTTATGATATAGGCATTGATAAGAATTCTATCCCAAACTTAATGAAGGAAATGGGATATGACGCAATTACACTGGGGAATCACGATTTTGATTTAGGCCCAGGAGGTTTGGCGGAAATATTATTATCATCCTATAAGAGAGGCAGTATACCGGAAATCATCTTTTCAAGCGCTATTTTCAGTAAGGAGAGGGGGGAGGATGATTCTTTGGAAGCGCTCTTTAATAAAAAGATAATATCGCCATATATCATATTAGAAAAATATGGCTTCAGGATTGGTATCTTTGGTGTTATGGGGAGGAACGCGGCAATGATGTCCCCATTTGCCTACCCTGTAAAATTTAAAGATCCCATTCAAGTCTCCATCGAGATGATCAAATTATTAAAGATAGAAAAAAGGATGGATATGGTTATCTGTCTTTCTCACAGTGGCTTGGCAAAGGATGCATTAAAATCAGAGGATGAGATTTTAGCAACAAAGGTTGAAGGTATAGACATAATCATCAGCGGGCATACACACACTAAGCTGATAACACCGATTATCATAAGTGACACAATCATTGTGCAAGCAGGGGAATACGGTATGCATGTCGGGGTGCTTGATGTATACTATAAAGATGGGATGTCGCAGTTCAGAAGATACAACCTCATTGAAATAAATGATAGAATAAAAAAGGATGAGAGGATTCAGAAAAAAATAGAATCCATTGTTAAAAATAAGAGTTAAGTCGCATTAAAAGGATATGTAGTTGAGGATGAAGATTTTATAATTAGTTGGAGGACGGATGTTATCTCATGCCATCTCCTTAGACATTCATGGGATTGACGCACACATCGTAGAGATCGAGGTTGATATTGTTAAGGGACTTCCCAATTTTACTATAGTTGGCCTTCCTGATTCTACTATCAAAGAATCTAAGGAGAGGATACGTTCAGCGATTGAGAATTCTGGATTTGATTTCCCACCTAGAAACTTCGTAGTTAATTTGGCTCCTGCAGGTTTTAAGAAACAGGGATCAAATTTCGATCTTCCTATTGCAATGGCAATACTATCGGCCACTGGTCAAATAGATTTTAACAATACCTTGATTCCAATGGTTGGCGAGTTGTCCCTTGATGGTCGAGTAAAGCCAATAAAGGGGATTATATCAATGGCAATATCGCTCTATAGAGCAGGATATAAGCATTTCATCGCTCCCTTTGAAAACCGGTACGAGGCATCAGCAATAAAGGAGATAGGTGTTTATCCGGTTAATAATATCCTTGAGGCTATATCAGTCTACAGACAAGAAGTGGAAATGTTTAGTGAACACATCACTAAGGATGAGGATTTTATATTTAAGCATGATTTCATGGATGTTAAAGGTCAGGAGATAGCCAAGAGAGCAATTGAGATCGCCAGCGCAGGACATCATAACATACTGATGTATGGGCCTCCTGGCTCAGGTAAAACCATGCTGGCTAAGCGAATGCCCTCAATACTCCCACCCCTCACGAGAGAGCAGGCAATAACGACAACTATGATACACTCAGTTGCAGGAGTCCTTCAGCAGGATAAAGGCCTTATAACCACTCCTCCCTTCAGGTCGCCTCATCATACATCCTCAGATGCTGCCCTTGTTGGTGGAGGAAGGATTCCTTCAGTGGGTGAAATCTCGCTTTCGCATAATGGTGTTCTGTTTCTCGATGAGTTCGTTGAGTTTAAGAATGATGTGTTGCAGGCTCTCAGGCAACCGCTTGAGGACTGTAAGGTTACCATAGCAAGGGCGAGCGGCAGTTATGAGTTCCCTGCTGATTTTATGCTTGTGGCTTCCAGCAATCCATGCCAGTGTGGCTATCTCTTTGATCCTGAGATTCATTGCAAATGCTCGCCATCAAAGGTGAGAAGTCATTTTCAAAAGATTGCAGGACCAATTCTGGATAGAATCGATATCGAAGTTCTTGTTGGAAGAGTGCCATATCGAGATCTTTTGGATAGAGGAAATGCCGAGTCTTCGGAAGAGATAAGGGAGAGGGTTTGCAGAGCCAGGGATATTCAAGAATTCAGATTCAATGACAGCAGGACAATCTGTAATGCCAGAATGACTAACCAGGAGATTAAAAGGCATTGCGAGATTGATAGCGAATCCGAAAGTATTTTTGAGATTGCTGCAAAGAAGATGAATTTATCAGCAAGATCATTTTTCAGGATATTGAAGGTTAGCAGAACCATAGCTGATCTTGAAGGCAATGCCGGGATAGAGAAGAGACACCTCCTTGAGGCCTTGTCATACAAAAATCTTCAGAGAAGTTATGATATATAAATTGTTTAATTGGCTTTTGAGATGATTTTTATTTATACAAAAATAATTACAAACCTAAAAGAGATTTTAGTAGCCCTTGGTTTTCTTACGTTAATTCCCATACCTCAAAGAGAAAAAATTGAGATGGGAAGCTTTGCAAGATCAATGGCCTATTATCCATTGGTGGGATTGCTTATTGGGTTTATCCTGTTCTCTGTCTATTTTTTATTAAGGGATTATTTTTCTCCACTGCTTATTATGGTTCTGGTAACCGGAATATGGGCCAGGGGCACGGGCTCGCTTCATCTGGAAGGTTTTGTTGATGCTGTAGATGGTTTTAGCGCAGGTCCGGATAGGGAGAGGATCCTGTCAGTGATGAAGGATCCAAATTGTGGCTCAAAAGGTGTTGTGGCGCTTGTATTTTTAATTTTTTTTAAAATTGCGATACTCATGGACATCCCTGATGATTTGATATTCCACTCCCTGCTCATAGCCCCAGCCATCAGTAGATGGTCCATGGTGAGCGCATCATTTTTTTGTGATTATGCAAGAAATAAGGGCGGATTGGGGAAACCCTTTGTGGAGAATGTCGGTATAAGGGAATTTATTATCTCCTGCTCAATTGTTTTAATTGCGGGTTTAGTTCTTTTGCAAACTCAATTCATTGCAGTAATGATAGCCCCTATCTGCTTCACTATTGCGGCAATTCTATATCTTAAAAAGAGGCTTGGCGGAATTACAGGGGATGTTTTAGGTGCCTTAAATGAACTGATGGAGGTAGTCAGTTTGTCATCATTTCTATTTTTTTGGTAATGCAATAATTTGTAGTTTCACATTGATCTTTCCCATTGGCAAGAAATTTCTATTAATATCAATTCCAGAATTCAAATTCAAAGCTCAGCTGATTTCATGTTAGAAAAGACTTCAAGAGAAGTCAGGTAGTTAATCATACATCTGAGAATTCTATTAATTGCTAAATGAATACTGAGAATTAGGCTGAGATATTTAATAATCGTTTTTGTGCATCCCTTGCCTCTTTCATTATTGTTTTAATTACTTCTGAGACTTTGGGGATACTGTTAATGCGACCAACAACCTGACCCACCAGGAGCACCCCTTTTTCTGTGTCCCCTTTTTCGATTGCATTTTGTATAGTATCGAATGCGCTTGACATGTAGATTAACTTTTTGGCATTCTCTCGTCCTGAGAATAAAACGCCGAGTAGAAGCTTGAAATATGGTATGTTTAACATTTTTGCAATTTTAGTTGAGTTGAGCAATGCCTTTCTTATGCTAGGACCTTTTTTGATTATTCGTTCCGATTCTTCGGTTTTCATTAAACGACAGGGAAGCCCATCAAATCGGGTGGAATAGAGCGTATCGTATACCTCCTTTTTCATTGATAGTTGCTTGTAATTACCGTGAAGGGGGCTTTCCTGGGTATTGATAAAACGAGTTCCCATGGCAATGCCTTCAGCACCAAGAGCAAGCGCAGATATTAGTCCCCGTCCATCACAAAAACCACCTGCAGCGATTACAGGTATTTTTACGGAATCCACAATACTTGGGATAAGCACTAGTGATGTCACATCACCCCCATGTGCGGCTGCCTCGTGCCCTGTGACAATTAACCCGTCGCAACCATAATCCTCAGCTCTCTTTGCGTGTTTGTGCATCACAACAGTGGCAAGGACCTTACCTCCATATTCATGTGCAGCTTTCACAATCCAGTCACCTTTACCTAAAGAGAAGTTGATAATAGGAATCTTCTCCTCCAGCAATACTGCCACACTTTGGGCAGCATCAGGATATATTAGTGTAGCGTTCGCTCCAAAGGGCTTTTTCGTAAGTTTTCTGATTTCCTGAATGGTCTCTCTGGTTTCCTCAGGACTCATTGGGCCTACTGCAAACATACCTAACCCGCCAGCATTTGAGACTGCAGCAACCAGTTTCGGAAGGCTTATCCAACTCATGCCGGAAAGCAGAATGGGGTATTTAATTCGAAAGAGTTCGGTTATGCGAGTTTTCATATTGAACCTCCTTTTATATTCTTTAATAATTACCCTTAGATGTAATACTATACTGTTGGTAAAAGTAATTAAATTAAAATATGGCCATCCTCCCTTAATGGATGTATCCGTGAACCCACTTTTATCAGATCTTACTCTAAAACAGTAGACATGCTACCCTTTTTGTAGGTTTTCTATTTTAGTGTATAAAAATTGTAATAGATTAAATCCAAAAATTTTATGTATAAAATAAAAGATTATGAAGATAAAAACAATATATTATAATTTACAATGATGTAAATAATCATTGATTAGCACGGTTAAGGTCAAGTAAATTTCTTTTATTACACATTAGTTTTCCCGACACCCGAGTAATTCTTTCTATGGAATTGCTATTGTGAGTTTCTCAACTATCAGTTGAGATATCAAGTCACACAAGCTTCAACAATTACCATGTAATTATAAATTCCTGGCGCAAACCTTCAGCAGGATTATGTTTTCCCTTCCTTGAATATATTATAAGTAGGTAAATGAAACGGTAAGAATTATCAGTTAAAATCTTGACACACATTATTATGTTTTGTTCAGTATAAACAAAATAAGTTGATAGGGTGTTTGTAAAACCTGAAATAGTAATCAGTGAGCTTATCTCAATCACTATTGCTTTAGGATTGATC
Encoded proteins:
- the cobS gene encoding adenosylcobinamide-GDP ribazoletransferase, whose protein sequence is MIFIYTKIITNLKEILVALGFLTLIPIPQREKIEMGSFARSMAYYPLVGLLIGFILFSVYFLLRDYFSPLLIMVLVTGIWARGTGSLHLEGFVDAVDGFSAGPDRERILSVMKDPNCGSKGVVALVFLIFFKIAILMDIPDDLIFHSLLIAPAISRWSMVSASFFCDYARNKGGLGKPFVENVGIREFIISCSIVLIAGLVLLQTQFIAVMIAPICFTIAAILYLKKRLGGITGDVLGALNELMEVVSLSSFLFFW
- a CDS encoding nitronate monooxygenase, translating into MKGGWPYFNLITFTNSIVLHLRVIIKEYKRRFNMKTRITELFRIKYPILLSGMSWISLPKLVAAVSNAGGLGMFAVGPMSPEETRETIQEIRKLTKKPFGANATLIYPDAAQSVAVLLEEKIPIINFSLGKGDWIVKAAHEYGGKVLATVVMHKHAKRAEDYGCDGLIVTGHEAAAHGGDVTSLVLIPSIVDSVKIPVIAAGGFCDGRGLISALALGAEGIAMGTRFINTQESPLHGNYKQLSMKKEVYDTLYSTRFDGLPCRLMKTEESERIIKKGPSIRKALLNSTKIAKMLNIPYFKLLLGVLFSGRENAKKLIYMSSAFDTIQNAIEKGDTEKGVLLVGQVVGRINSIPKVSEVIKTIMKEARDAQKRLLNISA
- a CDS encoding YifB family Mg chelatase-like AAA ATPase; protein product: MLSHAISLDIHGIDAHIVEIEVDIVKGLPNFTIVGLPDSTIKESKERIRSAIENSGFDFPPRNFVVNLAPAGFKKQGSNFDLPIAMAILSATGQIDFNNTLIPMVGELSLDGRVKPIKGIISMAISLYRAGYKHFIAPFENRYEASAIKEIGVYPVNNILEAISVYRQEVEMFSEHITKDEDFIFKHDFMDVKGQEIAKRAIEIASAGHHNILMYGPPGSGKTMLAKRMPSILPPLTREQAITTTMIHSVAGVLQQDKGLITTPPFRSPHHTSSDAALVGGGRIPSVGEISLSHNGVLFLDEFVEFKNDVLQALRQPLEDCKVTIARASGSYEFPADFMLVASSNPCQCGYLFDPEIHCKCSPSKVRSHFQKIAGPILDRIDIEVLVGRVPYRDLLDRGNAESSEEIRERVCRARDIQEFRFNDSRTICNARMTNQEIKRHCEIDSESESIFEIAAKKMNLSARSFFRILKVSRTIADLEGNAGIEKRHLLEALSYKNLQRSYDI
- the dusB gene encoding tRNA dihydrouridine synthase DusB — protein: MIRLRNKEICGELVLAPMAGFTDAPYRKIAKRHGASLTFTELISAEGIVRGNRKTLDLLSFNDEERPIGIQIFGKEPDVMGEAARIVEELNPDLIDINVGCSARKVNRSGSGAALLENPPLLGAIARSMVKSVKKPVSAKIRIGRDNDNKNYLDIVTLLEDAGITLISVHGRTKAQMFGGEADWDIIKEIKEKSKVPIIGNGDITSCSEARRRLHSSGCDAVMIGRGAIGNPWIFSDSIPTINEIIKQIKEHLGMMLEHYGERGIILMRKHIVRYIHGIKNASKIRAALMSSNHKDEIYAILDLFLLSHSETKE
- a CDS encoding metallophosphatase produces the protein MRSGKAIFVTSLYFLFYAMTVAIPKSLLAKEGGLTIIHTNDLHSYLFGFSLVDNLPLISDSEEGLGGWARIASVINKERNNRDNSVLVLDAGDFLVGAFPYDIGIDKNSIPNLMKEMGYDAITLGNHDFDLGPGGLAEILLSSYKRGSIPEIIFSSAIFSKERGEDDSLEALFNKKIISPYIILEKYGFRIGIFGVMGRNAAMMSPFAYPVKFKDPIQVSIEMIKLLKIEKRMDMVICLSHSGLAKDALKSEDEILATKVEGIDIIISGHTHTKLITPIIISDTIIVQAGEYGMHVGVLDVYYKDGMSQFRRYNLIEINDRIKKDERIQKKIESIVKNKS